One region of Lampris incognitus isolate fLamInc1 chromosome 12, fLamInc1.hap2, whole genome shotgun sequence genomic DNA includes:
- the ppp1r26 gene encoding protein phosphatase 1 regulatory subunit 26, which produces MFLMNVPTVAATGSEWITGGPPQGYSLPLFNDSDTELSGSGPPISDKLEMLIDSLRSSQLSSNMDYEIEGNAPSGQEVHSQFCKVGMGPFVGPMSNTKGPTENQRVDISLPVNCESQGSDSDDSVDRGIEEAILEYLKEKNDHKRKAEPSTNVPLPSKIPRKNPLIPEISKQHSDTNKVLTASNHFLKNEVETPTAPILTMKKHIKKKTPFNENPVNKMNTNNGAMTNSISTREQMQYFPKTNCIKVNYPVTVEGQEDSPDSSSDDGIEEAIQRYQLEKKEKQNRSMEACEPQRFKEELESSSDDGIEEAIRCYQLEQQKGKSVFKPLFHKQKHISQSTLHPSESTSTDNFKKHKLRKKKKRTAKKVSVVLPPSSFSKPKSTLIGTAKCKGNGAPSSEVEPLREQHIPATPKVNTTTELICAEAILDISKAVMPAAFVTNVGLSDINPTQPLSHPSNFLDGGSDDSSVDSEDGIEQEIRKFLEQKAQMHKQPPNSAAITAEPDSMKEPENVKTKQDVLQKKAGRLSLTAKRKNKEEKCNISKEPVIDHKINENMVFKSLQEHIKGSSSLVYSERIETQPSAELEKMERSGDKSSSLDSDEDLDTAIKDLLKTKKKLTKRERDMKLETRFKNADLQLRKPLQAKTIKTSPISKHGGLKKLHKSRYGTRENSKLSKQSMLQFKKSNKKSEQIIQMADTDKQKGAEDRDFQMQHNNLEENSSVDSDDSIEQEIRKFLAEKAKTSTTAKTKEENLQSKGAVEACSPFPDTGIKLENQLAEIPRNFTPLSEPALPSPENKTSHDKEEFPTTQTALPKTSSSPATTSASSPFSALSDNPILFEPADGAGAARTEKRRFNIKSSTIQNLTPDMGRGQPHLSPNIAQSYFNAKWHHSLGPPTTETRGAYFGGTQFPFTSFRNSENESAALPCQRGDITTKPQTSVSIPGAVTWSSRSSPSFHSSSENLVSTMPAPTFFNPLSAVRLYQGTSFLKSIAPEGHRSSEPRSEQNEVTAYNSSEQGAFVKLASNRSTHIQVQSREMSKRGNLTSKEEEGESMRTDVQLGRAENVVDKKGSDSDERGNLETKKGFSTLLYIGVNEAP; this is translated from the exons ATGTTCTTGATGAATGTACCTACAGTTGCAGCAACTGGCTCAGAATGGATAACTGGTGGCCCACCTCAAGGCTATAGCCTTCCACTCTTCAATGACTCTGATACTGAGTTGTCAGGCAGTGGCCCACCTATCTCGGATAAGTTGGAGATGCTCATAGACAGCCTGAGGAGCTCCCAGTTATCATCTAACATGGACTACGAGATTGAGGGAAATGCACCATCTGGACAAGAAGTTCACTCCCAGTTCTGCAAGGTTGGGATGGGTCCTTTTGTTGGGCCCATGTCCAACACCAAAGGTCCCACAGAAAACCAACGTGTAGACATTTCTTTACCAGTTAACTGTGAAAGTCAGGGATCTGACAGTGATGATTCTGTAGATCGAGGAATTGAGGAGGCCATACTGGAATACCTAAAGGAAAAGAATGATCACAAACGCAAGGCAGAGCCTTCCACCAATGTTCCCCTGCCATCCAAAATTCCCAGGAAAAACCCACTCATTCCTGAGATTTCTAAACAACATTCCGACACTAATAAGGTTTTAACTGCCAGCAACCATTTTCTGAAAAATGAAGTCGAAACCCCAACAGCACCTATTCTAACCATGAAAaagcatattaaaaaaaagactCCCTTCAATGAGAATCCTGTGAATAAAATGAACACAAACAATGGTGCAATGACAAACAGTATATCAACAAGAGAGCAAATGCAATACTTCCCCAAGACAAACTGCATTAAAGTAAATTACCCTGTCACAGTCGAGGGTCAGGAAGATTCACCTGACTCTAGTAGTGATGATGGCATTGAAGAGGCCATTCAAAGATACCAGTTAGAGAAAAAAGAGAAGCAGAATAGAAGTATGGAAGCTTGCGAACCCCAGAGATTCAAAGAGGAGTTAGAATCAAGCAGCGATGATGGGATTGAGGAGGCTATTCGCTGCTACCAGCTTGAGCAGCAAAAAGGGAAGAGCGTTTTCAAACCGCTCTTTCATAAGCAAAAACATATAAGTCAGTCAACACTGCACCCGAGTGAGAGTACAAGCACAGATAACTTCAAAAAACACAAactaagaaagaaaaagaaaagaacagcGAAGAAAGTCAGCGTTGTTCTTCCCCCTTCATCTTTTTCCAAACCCAAGAGTACACTCATAGGTACCGCCAAATGTAAAGGAAATGGGGCACCTTCATCAGAAGTAGAACCTTTGAGGGAGCAACACATCCCAGCTACTCCCAAAGTAAATACAACCACAGAGCTAATTTGTGCTGAGGCAATTCTTGACATTTCGAAAGCTGTCATGCCAGCAGCATTTGTCACTAATGTTGGCCTTAGTGACATTAATCCCACTCAACCCTTATCACATCCTTCTAACTTCCTGGATGGTGGAAGTGATGACAGCTCTGTTGATAGTGAGGATGGAATTGAGCAAGAAATCAGAAAATTCCTTGAACAGAAGGCCCAGATGCACAAACAACCACCCAACTCTGCTGCGATCACTGCGGAACCAGATAGCATGAAAGAGCCAGAGAACGTGAAGACAAAACAAGATGTACTGCAGAAGAAAGCTGGGAGGTTGTCTTTGACAgcgaaaagaaaaaataaagaggaaaagtGCAATATTTCTAAAGAGCCAGTGATTGATCACAAAATTAATGAAAATATGGTCTTTAAATCTTTGCAAGAACACATAAAAGGATCCAGCTCATTGGTATATTCCGAAAGGATAGAAACACAACCATCAGCTGaattggaaaaaatggagcgaagTGGGGACAAAAGCAGCTCCCTGGACAGTGATGAGGACCTTGACACAGCAATAAAAGACCTGCTTAAGACAAAGAAGAAGTTAACAAAAAGGGAAAGAGATATGAAGCTCGAAACAAGATTCAAGAATGCAGATCTTCAATTAAGAAAACCTTTGCAGGCAAAAACAATCAAGACAAGTCCTATTTCCAAGCATGGCGGTTTAAAAAAACTTCACAAGAGCAGATATGGAACTAGAGAAAACTCTAAATTGAGCAAACAGAGCATGTTACAGTTCAAAAAAAGTAACAAGAAAAGTGAACAAATCATCCAGAtggcagacacagacaaacagaaaggaGCAGAGGATAGAGACTTTCAGATGCAACACAATAACCTGGAAGAAAACAGTTCAGTAGACAGCGATGACAGCATTGAGCAAGAGATCAGAAAGTTCCTGGCTGAAAAAGCTAAGACTTCTACTACAGCAAAAACAAAAGAGGAAAATCTGCAGAGCAAAGGTGCAGTTGAAGCTTGTTCCCCATTTCCAGATACTGGTATTAAATTGGAAAATCAGCTGGCTGAAATTCCAAGAAATTTCACTCCTCTCTCTGAACCAGCTCTGCCAAGTCCTGAAAACAAAACATCTCACGATAAAGAAGAATTTCCAACTACACAGACTGCACTGCCCAAAACATCCAGTTCCCCTGCCACTACAAGTGCATCATCACCCTTCTCAGCCCTCTCTGACAACCCCATTCTCTTTGAGCCAGCAGATGGTGCTGGGGCAGCTAGAACAGAGAAAAGAAGGTTTAACATTAAGAGCAGCACGATTCAGAATTTAACCCCAGACATGGGGAGAGGTCAGCCCCATTTGAGTCCCAACATTGCCCAGTCTTACTTTAACGCAAAGTGGCATCACAGCCTGGGACCCCCCACTACTGAAACAAGGGGTGCATATTTTGGTGGAACTCAATTCCCTTTCACTTCATTCAGAAACAGTGAGAATGAATCAGCTGCCTTACCATGTCAAAGGGGGGACATTACCACCAAACCACAGACATCTGTCTCTATACCAGGAGCAGTAACATGGAGTAGCAGATCATCTCCATCTTTCCACAGCTCTTCAGAGAATCTTGTCAGTACTATGCCCGCTCCCACCTTTTTCAATCCTTTGTCTGCAGTAAGGCTGTACCAAGGGACGTCCTTCTTAAAGAGCATTGCACCTGAAGGCCACAGGTCATCAGAACCTAGATCAGAGCAGAATGAGGTTACAGCATATAATTCTAGCGAACAGGGTGCATTTGTTAAACTGGCCTCAAACAGGAGCACCCACATCCAGGTCCAAAGCAGGGAGATGAGCAAGAGAGGGAACTTGACAAGCAAGGAGGAAGAAGGGGAGAGCATGAGGACAGATGTACAGTTGGGAAGAGCAGAGAATGTTGTAGACAAGAAAGGTTCTGATTCAGATGAAAGAGGGAATCTGGAAACGAAGAAAGGGTTTTCCACTTT ACTCTACATTGGCGTTAATGAAGCACCTTGA
- the mrps2 gene encoding 28S ribosomal protein S2, mitochondrial: protein MAAMALTRGLWLRHPRLVAAGHSFGGHVYTTAASVKPPQIQTDVNDTDRILNKPLESPDFFRLSELYSLQDLFNARVHLGHKKGCRHRHMEPYLFGCRLDQDIIDLDQTMEHLQLALNFTAHIAYRGGIILFVSRRRQFCHLVETTARNCGEYANTRYWQGGLLTNAHIQYGQGVRLPDLIIFLSTLNNVFQQHVGIRDAAKMNIPTVGVVDSNCNPSLITYPVPGNDDTPAAMNLYCRLFQIAVNRAKDKRKQMELLHSLTSAPTTNQ from the exons ATGGCGGCCATGGCGCTGACGAGAG GACTTTGGCTTCGCCACCCGCGGTTGGTTGCAGCGGGACACTCCTTCGGTGGGCACGTGTATACCACAGCGGCGTCCGTCAAACCCCCTCAGATTCAAACGGACGTTAACGACACAG ACAGGATCCTGAATAAACCCCTGGAGTCCCCGGACTTCTTCCGTTTGTCGGAGCTCTACTCGTTGCAAGATCTGTTTAATGCCAGGGTGCACCTTGGCCACAAAAAGGGCTGCAGACACAG GCACATGGAGCCCTATCTGTTTGGCTGTCGTCTGGACCAAGATATTATTGACTTGGATCAAACCATGGAGCACCTTCAATTAGCTTTGAACTTCACTGCCCATATAGCCTACCGTGGTGGCATCATACTGTTTGTCAGCCGTCGGCGCCAGTTCTGCCACCTGGTGGAGACCACTGCACGTAACTGTGGGGAATATGCCAATACCCGTTACTGGCAAGGCGGCCTCCTTACCAACGCTCACATCCAGTATGGTCAAGGGGTCCGCTTACCAGACCTCATCATATTCCTCTCCACCCTAAACAATGTCTTCCAGCAGCATGTGGGAATTAGAGATGCAGCCAAAATGAACATACCCACAGTAGGAGTGGTGGACTCCAACTGCAACCCCAGCCTCATAACTTACCCCGTGCCTGGGAATGACGACACCCCAGCTGCCATGAATTTGTATTGTCGCCTGTTCCAAATTGCTGTTAACCGTGCCAAGGATAAAAGGAAGCAGATGGAGCTACTGCATAGTCTGACATCGGCTCCCACAACAAATCAATGA